In Paralichthys olivaceus isolate ysfri-2021 chromosome 1, ASM2471397v2, whole genome shotgun sequence, the following are encoded in one genomic region:
- the LOC109647927 gene encoding beta-1,3-galactosyltransferase 1-like, with protein MEESEGLLDAGRPADSRRKCGCSRRLCFCFILVFAAIFLFFYNTNLTEMTTDWNPFKSLGQSKNSPNTTDFSSFTSSPGPESSSSVTDQATQNNSVPPLVPYVSPGPYLVEYPHQYHFNINEPQKCSEQQPFLVLMVPVAPDNRAHRDIIRNTWGGDSSVLGKVVKLFFLLGQKTGEGAEQLQEQLLQESTEHRDLIQSDFVDCYKNLTIKTMVMLEWLDSYCSNASYAMKIDSDMFLNVPNLINMLLSAPKTNYMTGLVARGGAVLRDTNSKWYVPEDLYPDSQYPRYALGLGYVLSSDLPKKLVEAAKHVRALYIEDVYLGLCMQHLGIPPTDPPDWGYFHVFPVSYSRCAFSKLVATTTHEGADRTWMWTDFKKPGLYC; from the exons ATGGAAGAaag tgaGGGACTGTTGGATGCTGGGCGGCCGGCGGACAGCAGGAGGAAGTGTGGCTGCTCACGCCgtctctgcttctgcttcatTCTGGTGTTTGCTGCcatttttctgttcttttacaACACAAACTTAACGGAGATGACAACTGACTGGAACCCTTTTAAAAGTCTGGGTCAGAGCAAGAACTCTCCCAACACGACAGATTTCAGCAGCTTCACTAGTTCTCCTGGACCTGAGAGCAGCTCATCAGTGACCGATCAGGCGACACAGAACAACTCTGTTCCTCCACTGGTTCCTTACGTGTCTCCTGGACCATATCTAGTGGAATATCCTCATCAGTACCACTTCAATATCAATGAGCCTCAGAAGTGTTCGGAGCAGCAGCCTTTCCTGGTTCTGATGGTTCCCGTGGCGCCCGACAACCGGGCCCACCGCGACATCATCCGCAACACGTGGGGAGGTGACAGCAGCGTCCTGGGTAAAGTGGTGAAGCTGTTCTTCCTGCTGGGGCAGAAGACTGGAGAGGGAGCGGAGCAGCTCcaagagcagctgctgcaggagagcACAGAGCACCGGGACCTGATCCAGAGCGACTTCGTGGACTGCTACAAGAACCTGACCATCAAGACCATGGTGATGCTGGAGTGGCTGGACTCCTACTGCTCCAACGCCTCTTACGCCATGAAGATCGACTCGGACATGTTCTTAAATGTGCCCAATCTCATAAATATGTTGTTGAGCGCTCCGAAGACAAACTACATGACTGGACTGGTGGCGAGAGGAGGTGCCGTTCTGAGGGATACCAACTCTAAATGGTACGTCCCTGAGGATCTCTACCCCGACTCACAGTACCCACGATACGCTTTGGGTCTGGGCTACGTTTTGTCCTCAGATCTCCCGAAGAAGTTGGTGGAAGCAGCCAAACACGTGCGAGCTCTGTACATTGAAGACGTTTATCTGGGGCTGTGTATGCAGCACCTGGGCATCCCCCCCACCGACCCCCCAGACTGGGGTTACTTccatgtgtttcctgtgtcGTACAGTCGCTGCGCCTTCTCCAAACTCGTCGCCACCACCACTCACGAAGGAGCTGATCGTACGTGGATGTGGACGGACTTTAAAAAACCAGGCCTGTACTGCTGA